Proteins from a single region of Nakamurella deserti:
- a CDS encoding glycosyltransferase family 4 protein, giving the protein MISSIPAREYGLVFATAVAVTYLVTGVVRLFATRIGAFSPIRERDVHSVPTPRMGGVAVYLGVTAAVLMGYNLPALSEAFRNNTEILGVLVAGGVICFVGAVDDRFDLSAVTKLAGQVLAAGLLVLFGVQWVLLRLPTGSDGDVGNIYVLGRDQAVILTVLLAVLLTNAMNFIDGLDGLLAGVAFISAIAAFAFSLYVLYDSGNNGLAQPPLIAAALAGACLGFLPHNFFPARIFMGDSGSMFIGVTMAAAITSTAGKIDPLALGTRSSIALLAPLIVALAVVFIPLLDFFLAVVRRTRAGKSPMSADKKHLHHRMLQIGHTHRQAVLIFYLWALVFAGGAVSLGFFNWQVVIGPWLGGAVAALVVSAHPWLRASRLNRLRTRSQTPAD; this is encoded by the coding sequence GTGATTTCCTCGATCCCGGCGCGCGAGTACGGCCTCGTCTTCGCCACGGCGGTCGCGGTCACCTATCTCGTCACCGGGGTCGTACGGCTGTTCGCCACCCGTATCGGCGCGTTCTCACCGATCCGCGAGCGGGACGTGCACAGCGTCCCCACCCCGCGCATGGGCGGGGTGGCGGTGTACCTCGGGGTGACCGCCGCCGTGCTGATGGGCTACAACCTGCCGGCCCTGTCGGAGGCGTTCCGCAACAACACCGAGATCCTCGGTGTCCTGGTCGCCGGCGGGGTGATCTGCTTCGTCGGGGCCGTCGATGACCGTTTCGACCTCAGTGCGGTCACCAAACTGGCCGGTCAGGTGCTCGCGGCCGGCCTGCTGGTGCTCTTCGGGGTGCAGTGGGTGCTCCTGCGGCTGCCGACCGGCAGCGACGGGGACGTGGGCAACATCTACGTTCTCGGCCGCGACCAGGCGGTGATCCTGACCGTGCTGCTCGCCGTGCTGCTGACCAACGCGATGAACTTCATCGACGGTCTGGACGGGCTGCTCGCCGGAGTCGCCTTCATCTCCGCGATCGCGGCGTTCGCCTTCTCGCTGTACGTGCTCTACGACTCGGGCAACAACGGTCTCGCGCAGCCGCCGCTGATCGCCGCCGCGCTGGCCGGCGCCTGTCTGGGCTTCCTGCCGCACAACTTCTTCCCGGCCCGGATCTTCATGGGCGACTCGGGCTCCATGTTCATCGGCGTCACCATGGCCGCGGCGATCACCAGCACCGCCGGCAAGATCGACCCGCTGGCGTTGGGCACCCGGTCGTCGATCGCGCTGCTCGCGCCGCTGATCGTGGCGCTGGCGGTCGTGTTCATCCCGCTGCTGGACTTCTTCCTGGCGGTGGTGCGGCGGACCCGGGCCGGCAAGAGCCCGATGTCGGCGGACAAGAAGCACCTGCACCACCGCATGCTGCAGATCGGCCACACGCACCGCCAGGCGGTGCTGATCTTCTACCTGTGGGCGCTGGTCTTCGCCGGGGGAGCGGTGTCCCTGGGCTTCTTCAACTGGCAGGTGGTGATCGGGCCGTGGCTCGGGGGTGCCGTGGCGGCGCTCGTCGTCTCGGCCCACCCCTGGCTGCGCGCCTCTAGACTGAACCGGCTGCGGACCCGCAGCCAGACCCCGGCGGACTGA
- a CDS encoding AtpZ/AtpI family protein, which produces MTTLIGGFAVWGGIGWLLDLWLGTRLFTPIGLIVGMALGIYAVVARFGLAAAPPPTKPQQQSPRVPPTSVGAREENE; this is translated from the coding sequence ATGACCACTCTGATCGGCGGTTTCGCCGTGTGGGGCGGCATCGGCTGGCTTCTTGACCTGTGGCTGGGTACGCGGTTGTTCACCCCCATCGGTCTGATCGTCGGCATGGCACTCGGGATCTACGCGGTGGTAGCCAGGTTCGGGCTCGCCGCGGCGCCCCCGCCCACCAAGCCTCAACAGCAATCACCCCGCGTTCCGCCGACCTCCGTCGGCGCCCGAGAGGAGAACGAGTGA
- the atpB gene encoding F0F1 ATP synthase subunit A, whose product MSLTLSSAMQLLAAEGEPSFNPPTVEHSFFFDKLGDGTVIASVKAMVLLVLGSLLIIGFFVASARKAAVVPSKFQFIGESIYGFVRNGIAIEVLGKAGKKWAGFLSTLFVFILVMNLWELVPVAQLPVTSHFAIPVFLAMLVWVLYNGVGIRKHGFFGYLKMQTIIPGVPVAMHALLVPIEFLSNIILRPFTMSVRLFANLFAGHMLVAVAATGLLFQLESGGINYAIAVLPALASVLLVFFELLVCALQAYVFTLLAAIYLESSLADSH is encoded by the coding sequence GTGAGTCTGACCCTGTCGTCCGCGATGCAGTTGCTCGCGGCCGAGGGCGAGCCGTCCTTCAACCCGCCGACGGTCGAGCATTCCTTCTTCTTCGACAAGCTCGGTGACGGCACGGTCATCGCCTCCGTCAAGGCGATGGTGCTCCTGGTCCTGGGCTCGCTGTTGATCATCGGTTTCTTCGTGGCCTCCGCCCGCAAGGCGGCCGTCGTCCCCTCCAAGTTCCAGTTCATCGGTGAGTCGATCTACGGCTTCGTCCGCAACGGCATCGCCATCGAGGTCCTCGGCAAGGCCGGCAAGAAGTGGGCCGGCTTCCTCTCCACGCTGTTCGTCTTCATCCTCGTGATGAACCTGTGGGAGCTCGTCCCCGTCGCCCAGCTGCCCGTCACCTCGCACTTCGCGATCCCGGTGTTCCTGGCGATGCTGGTGTGGGTGCTCTACAACGGCGTCGGCATCCGCAAGCACGGCTTCTTCGGCTACCTGAAGATGCAGACGATCATCCCGGGCGTCCCGGTCGCGATGCACGCGCTGCTGGTGCCCATCGAGTTCCTGTCCAACATCATCCTGCGGCCGTTCACCATGAGCGTCCGACTCTTCGCCAACCTCTTCGCCGGGCACATGCTGGTCGCGGTCGCCGCCACCGGCCTGCTGTTCCAGCTCGAGTCCGGCGGCATCAACTACGCGATCGCCGTCCTGCCGGCGCTCGCCAGCGTTCTCCTCGTCTTCTTCGAACTCCTGGTCTGTGCGCTGCAGGCCTACGTGTTCACCCTGCTCGCTGCCATCTACCTCGAGAGCTCGCTGGCAGATTCGCACTAA
- the atpE gene encoding ATP synthase F0 subunit C, whose protein sequence is MSALEATTQLAELTGNIGTVGYGLAAIGPGIGVGIVWASYIQSTARQPESAGLTRTYAFLGFAVSEALALLGFVVPFIIT, encoded by the coding sequence ATGTCTGCTCTTGAAGCCACCACCCAGCTGGCCGAACTCACCGGCAACATCGGCACGGTCGGGTACGGCCTCGCCGCGATCGGCCCGGGCATCGGTGTCGGCATCGTCTGGGCGTCCTACATCCAGTCGACCGCCCGCCAGCCGGAGTCGGCCGGTCTGACCCGGACCTACGCGTTCCTCGGGTTCGCGGTGTCCGAGGCGCTGGCGCTGCTGGGCTTCGTCGTTCCGTTCATCATCACCTGA
- a CDS encoding F0F1 ATP synthase subunit B, translating into MSKALIAAEGATNPIGLPWGEVVIAAVCFLILILVLRKFAWPMFEKAYAERTAAIEGGIAKAEQAQEEAAAALEQYNRQLSTARDEAAKIREEARTAAQAIREDLLAQAHADSERVAAQGRAQLEAQRQQILAELRADLGRTSVELASKIVGESLTDEARQQRTVERFLADLER; encoded by the coding sequence ATGTCGAAAGCGCTGATCGCCGCAGAGGGGGCGACCAACCCCATCGGGCTGCCCTGGGGCGAGGTCGTCATCGCGGCTGTCTGTTTCCTGATCCTGATCCTCGTGCTGCGCAAGTTCGCGTGGCCGATGTTCGAGAAGGCCTACGCCGAGCGGACCGCGGCCATCGAGGGCGGGATCGCCAAGGCCGAGCAGGCCCAGGAAGAGGCGGCGGCGGCCCTGGAGCAGTACAACCGCCAGCTGTCCACCGCTCGCGACGAGGCCGCCAAGATCCGCGAGGAGGCCCGCACCGCCGCCCAGGCGATCCGTGAGGACCTGCTGGCGCAGGCCCACGCGGACAGTGAGCGGGTGGCGGCCCAGGGTCGCGCCCAGCTCGAGGCGCAGCGGCAGCAGATCCTCGCCGAGCTGCGTGCCGACCTCGGCCGCACCTCCGTGGAGCTGGCCAGCAAGATCGTCGGCGAATCGCTGACCGACGAGGCGCGGCAGCAGCGGACCGTCGAGCGGTTCCTCGCCGACTTGGAGCGCTGA
- a CDS encoding F0F1 ATP synthase subunit delta, which yields MQHLASRQSLGASTETLLSIAATLDDTGLRTLGEELKSVADLFNRELGIRRALSDSSVDAESKTALAQRLLGGRIGDPARRVLDKVVRENWSTGRDLTDALGRLSRTAMFLRAERSGELDNVEDEIFRFGRIISGNPDLSNALDDKQGTPEARTNLVDRLLANKVHPLTVEMLMALASDPGGRSFSYGVDQLVAEAAQRKDKVVAVVTSAVPLTDDQSARLNAALVRIYRRPVVVHVEVEPGLQGGLLVKVGDEVIDGSVAGRIAEIRSRLAG from the coding sequence ATGCAGCACCTGGCCTCCCGGCAGTCGCTCGGTGCGAGCACCGAGACCCTGCTGTCCATCGCCGCCACGCTGGACGACACCGGTCTGCGCACGCTGGGCGAGGAGCTCAAGTCCGTCGCGGACCTGTTCAACCGCGAGCTCGGCATCCGGCGTGCGCTGTCGGATTCCAGTGTCGACGCGGAGTCCAAGACCGCGCTGGCGCAGCGGCTGCTCGGCGGCCGGATCGGCGATCCGGCCCGTCGCGTGCTCGACAAGGTGGTCCGGGAGAACTGGTCCACCGGTCGCGACCTGACCGACGCGCTGGGGCGGCTCAGCCGGACCGCGATGTTCCTGCGGGCCGAGCGGTCCGGCGAGCTCGACAACGTCGAGGACGAGATCTTCCGCTTCGGCCGGATCATCTCCGGCAACCCGGACCTGTCCAATGCGCTGGACGACAAGCAGGGCACGCCGGAGGCGCGCACGAACCTGGTCGACCGGCTGCTGGCGAACAAGGTCCATCCGTTGACCGTCGAGATGCTGATGGCGCTCGCGTCCGATCCCGGTGGGCGGTCCTTCAGCTACGGCGTCGACCAGCTGGTGGCCGAGGCCGCGCAGCGCAAGGACAAGGTCGTCGCGGTGGTGACCAGCGCGGTCCCGCTCACCGACGACCAGTCGGCCCGGCTCAACGCGGCCCTGGTCCGGATCTACCGCCGGCCCGTCGTCGTGCACGTCGAGGTCGAACCCGGCCTGCAGGGAGGCCTGCTGGTCAAGGTCGGCGACGAGGTGATCGACGGCAGTGTGGCCGGCCGCATCGCCGAGATCCGCTCGCGGCTCGCAGGTTGA
- the atpA gene encoding F0F1 ATP synthase subunit alpha, which translates to MTELTISADEIRSAIDGYVASYSPEVSRQEVGVITNTGDGIATVEGLPSAMANELLEFPGGVLGVALNLDVRDIGAVVLGDANTLEEGQQVTRTGQVLSVPVGDAFLGRVVNPLGEPIDGLGDIVSETRRPLEVQAATVVQRKGVHEPLQTGIKAIDAMTPIGRGQRQLIIGDRKTGKTAVCVDAIINQKSNWESGDTDKQVRCIYVAIGQKGTTIAAVKQSLLDAGAMDYTTIVAAPASDSAGFKWLAPYTGSAIGQHWMYQGKHVLIIFDDLSKQAEAYRAISLLLRRPPGREAYPGDVFYLHSRLLERCAKLSDELGAGSMTGLPLIETKAGDVSAFIPTNVISITDGQVYLQSELFNSGVRPAINVGISVSRVGGAAQVKAMRKVSGTLRLDLSAYRELEAFAAFGSDLDAVSKRALDRGARLVELLKQPQFSPYPVPEQVVSIWAGTKGHLDRVPVADVRRYEAELLESLRHQQNGPLQAIAAANDLSKETEDALLAELEKFNNNFTTSDGTILGREAEVAAMDAKNVGQEKVQVRKPAASGSSRA; encoded by the coding sequence ATGACCGAGTTGACGATCTCCGCTGACGAGATCCGCTCCGCGATCGATGGCTATGTCGCCAGCTATTCGCCCGAGGTGTCCCGGCAGGAAGTCGGTGTCATCACCAACACCGGTGACGGCATCGCGACCGTCGAGGGCCTGCCGTCGGCGATGGCCAACGAGCTGCTCGAGTTCCCCGGTGGGGTGCTCGGCGTGGCGCTGAACCTGGACGTGCGCGACATCGGCGCCGTCGTCCTGGGTGACGCGAACACCCTCGAGGAGGGCCAGCAGGTCACCCGCACCGGCCAGGTGCTGTCGGTGCCCGTCGGCGACGCCTTCCTCGGCCGCGTGGTGAACCCGCTGGGCGAGCCCATCGACGGCCTGGGCGACATCGTCTCGGAGACCCGTCGTCCGCTCGAGGTGCAGGCGGCCACCGTCGTGCAGCGCAAGGGCGTCCACGAGCCGCTGCAGACCGGCATCAAGGCCATCGACGCCATGACGCCGATCGGCCGCGGGCAGCGTCAGCTGATCATCGGCGACCGCAAGACCGGCAAGACCGCGGTCTGCGTCGACGCCATCATCAACCAGAAGTCCAACTGGGAGTCCGGCGACACCGACAAGCAGGTGCGCTGCATCTACGTCGCGATCGGCCAGAAGGGCACCACGATCGCGGCCGTCAAGCAGTCGCTGCTCGACGCCGGCGCGATGGACTACACCACGATCGTCGCGGCTCCCGCGTCGGACTCCGCGGGCTTCAAGTGGCTGGCGCCCTACACCGGCTCCGCCATCGGCCAGCACTGGATGTACCAGGGCAAGCACGTTCTCATCATCTTCGACGACCTGTCCAAGCAGGCCGAGGCCTACCGCGCCATCTCGCTGCTGCTGCGCCGCCCGCCGGGCCGTGAGGCGTACCCGGGTGACGTGTTCTACCTGCACTCCCGTCTGCTCGAGCGTTGCGCGAAGCTGTCCGACGAGCTGGGTGCCGGTTCGATGACCGGACTGCCGCTGATCGAGACGAAGGCCGGTGACGTCTCGGCGTTCATCCCGACCAACGTCATCTCCATCACCGACGGCCAGGTCTACCTGCAGTCGGAGTTGTTCAACTCCGGCGTCCGCCCCGCCATCAACGTCGGCATCTCGGTGTCCCGCGTCGGCGGTGCCGCCCAGGTCAAGGCCATGCGCAAGGTCTCCGGCACGCTGCGTCTGGACCTGTCGGCCTACCGCGAGCTCGAGGCGTTCGCCGCCTTCGGTTCCGACCTGGACGCGGTGTCCAAGCGTGCGCTGGACCGTGGTGCGCGTCTGGTCGAGCTGCTCAAGCAGCCGCAGTTCTCGCCCTACCCGGTGCCGGAGCAGGTCGTGTCGATCTGGGCCGGGACCAAGGGTCACCTGGACCGGGTCCCGGTCGCCGACGTGCGCCGCTACGAGGCCGAGCTGCTGGAGTCGCTGCGGCACCAGCAGAACGGTCCGCTGCAGGCCATCGCGGCCGCCAACGACCTGTCCAAGGAGACCGAGGACGCGCTGCTGGCGGAGCTGGAGAAGTTCAACAACAACTTCACGACCTCCGACGGCACCATCCTGGGCCGCGAGGCCGAGGTCGCCGCGATGGACGCCAAGAACGTCGGCCAGGAGAAGGTCCAGGTCCGCAAGCCGGCAGCCAGCGGTTCGAGTCGCGCCTGA
- a CDS encoding F0F1 ATP synthase subunit gamma: protein MAAQVRELKDRERSVRKTQKITKAQELIATSRIGKAQAAVRASKPYSNLMTSVLSALASAATLDHPLLNERPESKRAGILLITSDRGLCGGYNSNAIKTAEELSSLLRSQGKTPVYFIIGRKGFGYYTFRERPVAAHWQGFSERPSFADAERAARTVLDAFLVGSDGTTESGEAGIDELHVVSTQFHSMISQVPHASRVAPLEVEYVDELSDESGRASGPAPAYEFEPAASELLDEMLPRYVNSRIYAALLDSAASESAARRQACKSATDNANAIIKRLNREANQARQALITQELTEIVGGVDALAASGKEE, encoded by the coding sequence GTGGCAGCACAGGTGCGGGAACTGAAGGACCGTGAACGATCGGTCCGCAAGACCCAGAAGATCACCAAGGCGCAGGAGCTCATCGCGACCTCGCGCATCGGCAAGGCGCAGGCGGCGGTCCGGGCTTCCAAGCCCTACTCCAACCTGATGACGTCCGTGCTGTCGGCACTGGCGTCGGCGGCCACCCTGGACCATCCGCTGCTCAACGAGCGGCCGGAGTCCAAGCGGGCCGGGATCCTGCTCATCACCTCCGACCGCGGTCTGTGCGGTGGTTACAACTCCAACGCGATCAAGACCGCCGAGGAGCTCAGCTCGCTGCTGCGGTCGCAGGGCAAGACACCGGTGTACTTCATCATCGGGCGGAAGGGCTTCGGCTACTACACCTTCCGCGAGCGCCCGGTCGCCGCGCACTGGCAGGGCTTCTCCGAACGGCCCAGCTTCGCCGACGCGGAGCGGGCGGCCAGGACCGTCCTCGACGCGTTCCTGGTCGGTTCCGACGGGACCACCGAGTCGGGCGAGGCCGGCATCGACGAGCTGCACGTTGTCTCCACGCAGTTCCACTCGATGATCTCGCAGGTGCCGCACGCCTCCCGGGTCGCCCCGCTGGAGGTCGAGTACGTCGACGAGCTCTCCGACGAGAGCGGCCGGGCGAGCGGCCCGGCGCCGGCCTACGAGTTCGAGCCGGCGGCCTCGGAGCTGCTGGACGAGATGTTGCCGCGGTACGTCAACAGCCGGATCTACGCCGCGCTGCTGGATTCGGCGGCCAGTGAGTCCGCCGCCCGTCGGCAGGCCTGCAAGTCGGCCACCGACAACGCGAACGCGATCATCAAGCGTCTCAACCGGGAAGCCAACCAGGCCCGGCAGGCGCTGATCACCCAGGAGCTGACGGAGATCGTCGGCGGCGTCGACGCGCTCGCCGCATCAGGAAAAGAAGAGTGA
- the atpD gene encoding F0F1 ATP synthase subunit beta, producing the protein MTAATATATGRVVRVIGPVVDIEFPRGTIPELFNALYADVSGLGDQRRLTLEVALHLGDGIVRAISMQPTDGLTRGTDVVNSGAPISVPVGDIVKGHVFNALGACLDEPGATDSAERWPIYRKPPSFDQLEGKTKQLVTGIKVIDLLTPYVEGGKIGLFGGAGVGKTVLIQEMITRVAKNFGGTSVFAGVGERTREGNDLFTEMTESGVINDTALVFGQMDEPPGTRMRVALSALTMAEYFRDVQNQDVLLFIDNIFRFTQAGSEVSTLLGRMPSAVGYQPTLADEMGELQERITSTHGKSITSLQAIYVPADDYTDPAPATTFAHLDATTELARSITEKGIYPAVDPLSSTSRILDPQYVGEEHYRVARQVIQILQKYKELQDIIAILGMDELSEEDKLTVGRARRMERFLGQNFFVAKQFTGQDGSYVDIEETIAAFAGIAKGDYDHIPEQAFLNVGGLDDVQAKAKALQS; encoded by the coding sequence ATGACTGCCGCTACCGCCACCGCCACCGGCCGGGTGGTCCGGGTCATCGGGCCCGTGGTCGACATCGAGTTCCCCCGGGGCACCATCCCCGAGCTGTTCAACGCGCTCTACGCCGACGTCAGCGGCCTGGGTGACCAGCGCCGGTTGACGCTCGAGGTCGCGCTGCACCTCGGTGACGGCATCGTCCGGGCGATCTCCATGCAGCCCACCGACGGCCTGACCCGTGGCACCGACGTGGTCAACTCCGGTGCGCCGATCTCGGTCCCCGTCGGCGACATCGTCAAGGGGCACGTGTTCAACGCCCTGGGCGCCTGCCTCGACGAGCCGGGAGCGACGGACAGCGCCGAGCGCTGGCCCATCTACCGCAAGCCGCCGAGCTTCGACCAGCTCGAGGGCAAGACCAAGCAGCTGGTCACCGGCATCAAGGTCATCGACCTGCTGACCCCGTACGTCGAGGGCGGCAAGATCGGTCTGTTCGGTGGAGCCGGCGTCGGCAAGACCGTGCTCATCCAGGAGATGATCACCCGTGTCGCCAAGAACTTCGGTGGTACGTCGGTGTTCGCCGGTGTCGGCGAGCGCACCCGTGAGGGCAACGACCTCTTCACCGAGATGACCGAGTCCGGCGTCATCAACGACACCGCGCTCGTCTTCGGCCAGATGGACGAGCCGCCGGGAACGCGTATGCGGGTGGCGCTGTCGGCGTTGACGATGGCGGAATACTTCCGCGACGTGCAGAACCAGGACGTCCTGCTCTTCATCGACAACATCTTCCGGTTCACCCAGGCCGGTTCCGAGGTGTCCACGCTGCTCGGCCGGATGCCGTCCGCGGTGGGGTACCAGCCGACGCTGGCGGACGAGATGGGCGAGTTGCAGGAGCGCATCACCTCCACGCACGGCAAGTCGATCACCTCGCTGCAGGCCATCTACGTGCCCGCCGACGACTACACCGACCCCGCGCCGGCGACGACCTTCGCCCACCTGGACGCCACCACCGAGCTCGCCCGCTCCATCACCGAGAAGGGCATCTACCCGGCGGTGGACCCGCTGTCGTCGACCTCCCGAATCCTGGATCCGCAGTACGTCGGTGAGGAGCACTACCGGGTGGCCCGCCAGGTCATCCAGATCCTGCAGAAGTACAAGGAGCTGCAGGACATCATCGCCATCCTCGGCATGGACGAGCTGTCCGAGGAGGACAAGCTCACCGTCGGGCGTGCCCGCCGCATGGAGCGCTTCCTCGGCCAGAACTTCTTCGTGGCGAAGCAGTTCACCGGCCAGGACGGTTCGTACGTGGACATCGAGGAGACGATCGCGGCGTTCGCCGGGATCGCCAAGGGCGACTACGACCACATCCCCGAGCAGGCGTTCCTGAACGTGGGTGGGCTCGACGACGTCCAGGCCAAGGCCAAGGCGCTGCAGTCCTGA
- a CDS encoding F0F1 ATP synthase subunit epsilon — MAEMNVELVAVERQVWSGTATSVIVRTVEGDVGILPGHAPLLAQLKEGFSARIVLEGGEELGVALHGGFLSVTKDRVSILAEDAQLASEIDVAAAQSDYADAERRANGEETADLLRARAQLLAAGHSV; from the coding sequence ATGGCCGAGATGAACGTGGAGCTGGTGGCGGTCGAGCGCCAGGTCTGGTCAGGGACGGCCACGAGTGTCATCGTCCGCACCGTCGAGGGTGACGTCGGCATCCTCCCCGGCCACGCGCCGTTGCTGGCGCAGCTGAAGGAGGGCTTCTCGGCGCGCATCGTGCTCGAGGGCGGCGAGGAGCTGGGCGTCGCCCTGCACGGTGGCTTCCTGTCGGTGACCAAGGACAGGGTGTCCATCCTGGCCGAGGACGCCCAGTTGGCCAGCGAGATCGACGTCGCGGCCGCCCAGTCCGACTACGCCGACGCGGAGCGTCGCGCGAACGGCGAGGAAACCGCCGACCTCCTGCGAGCACGCGCACAGCTGCTCGCCGCGGGACACAGCGTCTGA
- a CDS encoding DUF2550 domain-containing protein — MGSLQIGALVVLILAVLVIVHVAVRRQLLSRSGAVDMCWRDRLADDGTGWYLGVGKFDGADLYLYRSFSVLPMPNRRLHRADLSLGPRRPPAPAEKDLLPGGAVISRCQAGNHEFELAMSADAVTGLSAWLESMPPSNRSTGRLRRTG, encoded by the coding sequence ATGGGCAGCCTGCAGATCGGTGCACTCGTCGTGCTGATCCTTGCTGTGCTCGTGATCGTCCACGTCGCCGTACGACGACAGTTGCTGTCGCGGTCCGGTGCCGTGGACATGTGTTGGCGCGACCGGTTGGCCGACGACGGAACGGGCTGGTACCTCGGCGTCGGCAAGTTCGACGGAGCCGACCTCTACCTGTACCGCTCGTTCTCCGTCCTCCCGATGCCCAACCGCAGGCTGCACCGCGCCGACCTCTCGCTCGGGCCGCGGCGGCCGCCGGCCCCCGCCGAGAAGGACCTGCTCCCCGGCGGCGCAGTGATCAGCCGGTGTCAGGCGGGGAACCACGAGTTCGAACTCGCCATGAGCGCCGACGCCGTCACCGGGCTCTCCGCCTGGCTGGAGTCGATGCCCCCCAGCAACCGCAGCACCGGACGGCTCCGCCGCACCGGCTGA
- a CDS encoding cob(I)yrinic acid a,c-diamide adenosyltransferase, whose product MSVHLTKIYTRTGDDGTTGLADFSRVPKTDARLVAYADCDETNAVVGLVLTLGSPAPEVAAVLRRIQNELFDLGADLATPIVPEPAYPPLRITQDYVDRLEAACDEFNAGLPALTSFILPGGTPAGALLHQARTVARRAERSAWALLDEDPERTSALTGRYLNRLSDLLFILGRVANPEGDVLWVPGGER is encoded by the coding sequence ATGAGCGTGCACCTGACCAAGATCTACACCCGGACGGGGGATGACGGCACCACCGGTCTGGCGGACTTCTCCCGGGTGCCGAAGACCGACGCGCGGCTGGTCGCCTACGCCGACTGCGACGAGACGAACGCGGTCGTGGGGCTGGTCCTGACCCTCGGGTCCCCCGCGCCCGAGGTCGCCGCGGTCCTCCGCCGGATCCAGAACGAGCTGTTCGACCTCGGCGCCGACCTGGCCACACCGATCGTGCCGGAGCCCGCGTACCCGCCGCTGCGGATCACCCAGGACTACGTCGACCGGTTGGAGGCGGCGTGCGACGAGTTCAACGCCGGACTGCCCGCGCTGACGTCGTTCATCCTGCCCGGCGGAACGCCCGCGGGGGCTCTGTTGCATCAGGCCCGCACGGTCGCCCGTCGCGCGGAGCGGTCGGCGTGGGCCTTGCTGGACGAGGATCCGGAGCGCACCAGTGCGCTCACCGGGAGGTACCTCAACCGGCTGTCGGATCTGTTGTTCATCCTCGGGCGGGTGGCCAACCCCGAGGGGGACGTGCTGTGGGTGCCGGGCGGCGAGCGCTGA
- the murA gene encoding UDP-N-acetylglucosamine 1-carboxyvinyltransferase, whose amino-acid sequence MDQFVVSGGARLRGVVQVAGAKNSVLKLMAAALLAEGTTVLTNCPAIEDLPLMADVLRGLGCTVAIEGDVVTIDTPAELSHVADFPAVSRLRASVAVLGPLMGRLRQARVALPGGDAIGNRPLDMHQNGLRLLGATMTIEHGHVVGSASELRGAQIELEFPSVGATENLLMAACLARGVTVIENAAREPEIVDLAVMLTSMGARITGAGTSTVTIEGVRGLTPTTHRTVGDRVVGGTWAYAAAITRGDITVHGVNPAHLAAPLERLVRAGARITSGEDWFTVVMDRRPRAVDFITLPFPGFPTDLQPIALALAAVADGHSFVTENVFEARFKFLDELVRMGADARTDGHHASLNGRETLSSAPVWATDIRAGAGLVLAGLVADGDTVVNDAWHIDRGYPRFVEDLVSLGATVVRRAAPER is encoded by the coding sequence GTGGATCAATTCGTCGTCAGTGGAGGAGCCCGGCTCCGTGGTGTCGTGCAGGTGGCCGGGGCCAAGAACAGTGTCCTGAAGCTGATGGCGGCGGCGTTGCTCGCCGAAGGCACCACGGTGCTGACCAACTGCCCGGCCATCGAGGACCTGCCCCTGATGGCCGATGTGCTGCGCGGGCTCGGCTGCACGGTGGCCATCGAGGGCGACGTGGTCACCATCGACACCCCGGCGGAGCTGTCGCACGTGGCCGATTTCCCGGCGGTCAGCCGGCTGCGGGCGTCGGTGGCCGTCCTGGGTCCGTTGATGGGGCGTCTGCGGCAGGCGCGCGTCGCGCTGCCCGGCGGCGACGCCATCGGCAACCGGCCGCTGGACATGCACCAGAACGGGCTCCGCCTGCTCGGTGCCACCATGACCATCGAGCACGGTCACGTCGTCGGGTCGGCGAGCGAGTTGCGCGGAGCCCAGATCGAGCTCGAGTTCCCCAGTGTCGGTGCGACCGAGAACCTGTTGATGGCGGCCTGTCTCGCCCGCGGCGTGACGGTGATCGAGAACGCGGCGCGGGAGCCGGAGATCGTCGACCTCGCGGTGATGTTGACATCGATGGGCGCCCGGATCACCGGCGCCGGGACCAGCACCGTGACCATCGAGGGTGTCCGGGGGCTCACGCCGACCACCCACCGGACGGTCGGCGACCGCGTGGTGGGCGGCACCTGGGCCTACGCGGCCGCCATCACCCGCGGCGACATCACCGTGCACGGCGTCAACCCCGCGCACCTGGCGGCGCCGTTGGAGCGCTTGGTGCGGGCGGGCGCGCGGATCACCTCCGGGGAGGACTGGTTCACCGTGGTGATGGACCGTCGGCCCCGGGCGGTCGATTTCATCACGCTGCCGTTCCCCGGCTTCCCGACCGACCTGCAGCCCATCGCCCTCGCGCTGGCCGCGGTCGCCGACGGGCACTCCTTCGTCACCGAGAACGTGTTCGAGGCGCGGTTCAAGTTCCTCGACGAGCTGGTGCGGATGGGCGCCGACGCGCGCACCGACGGTCATCACGCCTCGTTGAACGGACGCGAGACGCTGTCCAGCGCACCGGTCTGGGCGACGGACATCCGCGCCGGCGCGGGGTTGGTGCTCGCCGGCCTGGTGGCCGACGGGGACACCGTCGTCAACGACGCCTGGCACATCGACCGCGGCTACCCGCGGTTCGTCGAGGACCTGGTCTCGCTCGGGGCCACGGTCGTCCGGCGGGCGGCGCCGGAACGCTGA